From Methylopila sp. M107, a single genomic window includes:
- a CDS encoding methyl-accepting chemotaxis protein — protein sequence MSFGFGRAKAAVSNATPSQSGADDREAIDQSALVAALTAMRRGQDTAGWPSGDVGVALQAFAAELARRSRQELKCLVGFASQAASTGAAIGWVTHDVRQVADGAGTIAGAVEELAGSISELSAMSNDGSSDAIAVSRETTGCLGEMRQAANSMETIRERVGAITVRIDVLENAVRQIAEMADAIEAISSQTNLLALNATIEAARAGEAGRGFAVVANEVKSLSGQTAKATEQIRARIATLMEETDAIKRATAESADAVATGDQRIRATGERVETVGVQVSGISSRMQSLSEVLGQQRAATNEISESVSRIASLASKTRGEIGDALDAMVAAERSAMSAVDAAANRGLSEYEFLRLSADAASERRRLGAMLVGASPPERAAAFGERLDTLPADRRPAPLMRARDTARAEADKMIAAVKSQDWAAASSSFERAEAALAEVVRLAESEER from the coding sequence ATGAGCTTCGGATTCGGACGCGCGAAAGCCGCGGTTTCGAACGCAACGCCGTCGCAGTCCGGCGCGGACGATCGGGAGGCGATCGACCAGTCGGCGCTCGTCGCGGCGCTGACCGCCATGCGTCGGGGCCAAGACACCGCAGGTTGGCCGTCGGGAGATGTCGGCGTCGCGCTGCAGGCGTTCGCCGCGGAACTCGCGCGCCGCAGCCGCCAGGAACTCAAGTGCCTCGTTGGCTTCGCGTCGCAAGCAGCCTCGACGGGCGCGGCCATCGGCTGGGTGACGCATGACGTCCGCCAGGTCGCCGACGGCGCCGGCACCATCGCGGGCGCGGTGGAGGAGCTTGCGGGCTCGATCTCCGAGCTCTCCGCGATGAGCAATGACGGCTCCAGCGACGCGATTGCGGTGAGCCGCGAGACCACCGGCTGCCTCGGCGAGATGCGCCAGGCGGCGAATTCGATGGAGACCATCCGCGAGCGGGTGGGCGCCATCACGGTCCGGATCGACGTGCTCGAGAACGCCGTGCGCCAGATCGCCGAAATGGCGGACGCGATCGAGGCGATCTCTTCGCAGACCAACTTGCTCGCGCTCAACGCGACCATCGAGGCGGCGCGCGCGGGCGAAGCCGGCCGCGGCTTCGCGGTCGTGGCCAATGAGGTCAAGTCGCTGTCCGGGCAGACCGCGAAGGCGACCGAACAGATTCGCGCGCGGATCGCGACGCTGATGGAGGAGACCGACGCGATCAAGCGCGCCACGGCGGAAAGCGCCGACGCGGTCGCGACCGGCGACCAGCGCATCCGCGCGACCGGCGAGCGTGTCGAGACCGTCGGCGTGCAGGTCTCCGGCATCAGCTCGCGTATGCAGTCCCTGTCGGAGGTGCTCGGCCAGCAGCGCGCCGCCACCAACGAGATATCCGAAAGCGTGTCGCGTATCGCTTCGCTCGCCTCCAAGACCCGCGGCGAGATCGGCGACGCGCTCGACGCCATGGTCGCCGCCGAACGGTCGGCGATGTCCGCGGTCGACGCTGCTGCGAACCGCGGGCTGTCGGAATACGAGTTCCTGCGACTGTCCGCCGACGCCGCGTCGGAGCGCCGGCGGCTCGGCGCCATGCTCGTCGGCGCGTCCCCGCCCGAGCGCGCCGCGGCGTTCGGCGAGCGCCTCGACACGCTGCCGGCGGACCGCCGGCCGGCCCCGCTGATGCGGGCGCGCGACACGGCGCGGGCCGAAGCCGACAAGATGATCGCGGCCGTCAAGTCGCAGGATTGGGCGGCGGCCTCCAGCAGCTTCGAACGGGCCGAAGCCGCATTGGCCGAAGTCGTGCGTCTCGCCGAGAGCGAAGAGCGGTAA
- a CDS encoding SIMPL domain-containing protein (The SIMPL domain is named for its presence in mouse protein SIMPL (signalling molecule that associates with mouse pelle-like kinase). Bacterial member BP26, from Brucella, was shown to assemble into a channel-like structure, while YggE from E. coli has been associated with resistance to oxidative stress.), whose protein sequence is MLFGKSALSACAAAMLFAGSAAAQQTPPPSIVIVGEGVVSAPPDIALVTSGVVTRASTAGAALKANSAAMAKVLAAVKAAGVEDRDVGTSDLAVQPTYESPGTFSSDRAAKLTGYEVRNMVSIRSRAIDKFGELIDSIVQSGANQVESLGFDVSDRNSRLDEARKSAVADARRKAELYAAASGAKLGALLSLDEAESGADGPSRQFATRSKSAGYEMATPIARGEQELRVRVTARWALI, encoded by the coding sequence GTGTTGTTCGGAAAATCCGCCCTGTCCGCCTGCGCCGCCGCGATGCTCTTCGCCGGCTCCGCTGCGGCCCAGCAGACGCCGCCGCCCTCGATCGTCATCGTCGGCGAAGGCGTGGTTTCTGCGCCGCCTGACATCGCTCTGGTGACCAGCGGCGTCGTGACCCGAGCGTCGACGGCGGGCGCGGCCCTCAAGGCCAATTCGGCTGCAATGGCCAAGGTGCTGGCCGCCGTCAAGGCGGCGGGCGTGGAGGACCGTGACGTCGGCACGTCGGACCTCGCAGTTCAGCCGACCTACGAGAGCCCCGGCACGTTTTCATCCGATCGCGCCGCGAAGCTTACCGGCTACGAGGTGCGCAACATGGTCTCGATCCGGTCGCGTGCAATCGACAAGTTTGGAGAGCTGATCGATTCCATCGTCCAGTCCGGCGCGAACCAGGTCGAGAGCCTGGGCTTTGATGTCTCGGACCGCAACTCCAGGCTCGACGAAGCGCGCAAGTCCGCGGTCGCCGACGCCAGGCGAAAGGCCGAGCTCTACGCGGCGGCCTCCGGCGCGAAACTCGGCGCGCTGCTCAGCCTGGATGAGGCGGAAAGCGGCGCTGACGGGCCCTCCCGCCAGTTCGCTACGCGCTCCAAGTCGGCAGGATACGAGATGGCGACCCCGATCGCTCGCGGCGAGCAGGAGCTGCGGGTGCGCGTCACCGCCCGATGGGCCCTTATATAG
- a CDS encoding ferritin-like domain-containing protein, with protein MGLFTKDIKTFDDLFVHQLQDVYYAEQQILSALPKMIDKATAPELKQAFQAHLKETEEHVRRVEQVFELHGAEKKAAKCPAINGIISEANEVAGDIEDKEVLDAALVASAQAVEHYEITRYGTLIAWARQLGRADCAAVLEKTLKEEHAADTKLSSLAEGGLNRKAA; from the coding sequence ATGGGACTGTTCACCAAGGACATCAAGACGTTCGACGACCTGTTCGTGCATCAGCTGCAGGATGTTTATTACGCCGAACAGCAGATCCTCTCCGCACTGCCGAAGATGATCGATAAGGCGACCGCGCCCGAACTCAAGCAGGCGTTCCAGGCCCATCTGAAGGAGACCGAGGAGCACGTGCGCCGGGTCGAGCAGGTGTTCGAACTGCACGGCGCTGAAAAGAAGGCGGCTAAGTGTCCCGCCATCAACGGCATCATCTCCGAAGCCAACGAGGTCGCCGGCGACATCGAGGACAAGGAGGTTCTCGACGCGGCCCTCGTGGCGTCGGCCCAGGCCGTCGAGCATTACGAGATCACGCGCTACGGCACGCTGATCGCTTGGGCGCGCCAGCTCGGCCGCGCCGACTGCGCCGCCGTGCTCGAGAAAACCCTGAAGGAAGAACACGCGGCCGACACCAAGCTCAGCAGTCTCGCCGAAGGCGGGCTGAACCGGAAAGCCGCCTGA
- a CDS encoding DUF6481 family protein has protein sequence MMKEDTFKSRQDTAREAKQKLLERFRKISNDPAVEQRKAENAAIAKARDERLAAKAAEQRRVAEARAVEEARIAAEKAAEEQRIAEEKAAEEARLEAERLAARPKIITASKYALAARAISAMNAPRGGDRDQQTRKSA, from the coding sequence ATGATGAAGGAAGACACCTTCAAGTCGCGTCAGGACACCGCGCGCGAAGCCAAGCAGAAGCTTCTGGAGCGGTTCCGCAAGATTTCCAACGATCCCGCCGTCGAGCAGCGCAAGGCTGAGAACGCGGCCATCGCCAAGGCTCGTGACGAGCGTCTCGCCGCGAAGGCCGCCGAACAGCGGCGCGTCGCCGAGGCCCGCGCCGTCGAAGAGGCCCGGATCGCCGCCGAAAAGGCCGCCGAAGAGCAGCGCATCGCCGAAGAGAAGGCCGCCGAGGAAGCGCGTCTCGAGGCGGAGCGGCTTGCCGCCCGTCCGAAGATCATCACCGCCTCGAAGTACGCCCTTGCGGCGCGCGCGATCTCGGCGATGAACGCGCCGCGCGGCGGCGATCGCGACCAGCAGACGCGCAAGAGCGCCTGA
- the arfB gene encoding alternative ribosome rescue aminoacyl-tRNA hydrolase ArfB — MIRITDTLFLDEEEIDITFVRSSGPGGQNVNKVSTAAKLRFDARRSPSLPNDVAIRLMRIAGARLTKEGVIVLTAQSNRTQGDNREEAVDRLVAMIREATERPKPRIETRVSKGAKARRTDAKTRRGATKSLRGPIRAD, encoded by the coding sequence ATGATCCGCATCACCGACACGCTCTTCCTCGACGAGGAGGAGATCGACATCACCTTCGTGCGCTCATCGGGTCCCGGCGGACAGAACGTCAACAAGGTTTCGACCGCCGCCAAGCTGCGCTTCGACGCGCGTCGGTCCCCGTCTCTGCCGAACGACGTCGCGATCCGGCTCATGCGGATCGCCGGGGCGCGTCTCACCAAGGAGGGCGTTATCGTACTCACGGCGCAGTCGAACCGCACCCAGGGCGACAATCGGGAGGAGGCCGTTGATAGGCTCGTCGCCATGATCCGCGAGGCGACGGAACGGCCGAAGCCGCGGATCGAAACCCGCGTGTCGAAAGGCGCCAAGGCGCGCCGGACCGACGCCAAGACGCGGCGCGGCGCCACCAAGTCGCTGCGCGGCCCAATTCGCGCCGACTGA
- a CDS encoding DUF3616 domain-containing protein, with protein MISVTEFAPFMEKPLGTLPLEKNTTKIGERGFDIEGIAVDDKRLYFGLRGPSGQTGANILSVDKMIFTAGPLAADPKTVTIDVGPNRAIRDMQRVEGGFLLLAGPDDDARDDNLATWPTWRLLLWDGNSKTGVSQGEFDLSEVKLRTLEGCADASVEGKRATKLEGFAVVDDRADGWSIVTVSDGMCDGGPMWFDVKRRP; from the coding sequence GTGATCAGCGTCACGGAATTCGCGCCGTTCATGGAAAAACCGCTTGGCACGCTACCGCTCGAAAAAAACACGACCAAGATCGGCGAGCGCGGTTTCGACATTGAAGGTATCGCCGTCGACGACAAGCGGCTGTATTTCGGGCTTAGGGGGCCGTCCGGGCAGACGGGAGCAAACATTCTCAGCGTTGACAAAATGATCTTCACGGCCGGCCCGCTCGCCGCCGATCCGAAGACCGTCACCATCGATGTCGGCCCGAATCGCGCTATCCGTGACATGCAGAGGGTCGAAGGCGGTTTTCTGTTGCTCGCCGGCCCCGACGATGACGCCCGCGACGACAATCTCGCAACGTGGCCGACGTGGCGGCTGCTACTCTGGGACGGCAACAGCAAGACGGGCGTCTCTCAGGGCGAGTTCGACCTTTCCGAGGTGAAGCTGCGGACGCTCGAAGGTTGCGCCGACGCATCCGTTGAGGGGAAACGCGCGACGAAACTCGAAGGGTTCGCGGTCGTCGACGATCGTGCAGATGGATGGTCCATCGTCACGGTGTCCGACGGCATGTGCGACGGCGGGCCGATGTGGTTCGACGTCAAGCGGCGGCCCTGA
- a CDS encoding DNA methyltransferase, which yields MAHFLMRCIFTMFASSVGLLPKGAFAGLLEDCVSSPKALAPMLRELWSKMDQRDHEKRFFSAFRTHLLHFNGNLFRDARVYDLRAEEIGELLAASRADWRAVDPAIFGTLLEQALDPVERRKLGAHYTPRSYVQRLVEATVMEPLRADWQAALTRAESQKETGEDRKAVATIRTFLHKLCATRVLDPACGTGNFLYVALEMMKALEGEVLETLAGLGEPERLGLERETVDPHQFLGLELNPRAAAIAELVIWIGYFQQHYRARTGHPSEPILRAFRNINFGSGAGYDAALTWNGFPLPAVTERGGARVEAYPNARRPTWPAAEFIVGNPPFIGGKDLRSRLGSGYAQALWSAHPDMNESADFVMYWWDRAAELLAQEATALRRFGFVTTNSISQVFQRRTVERHLGSQRPISLIFAVPDHPWTTATRESAAVRIAMTVAENGARQGVLCPVVSEGGLDADEPALAFARLVGRINPDLSIGVDATRTVELTANAGLCSPGVKLHGHGFIVTPEEARRLGLGRRAGLERHIRHYRNGRDLAGKSRGKMVIDLLGLDADQTRQSYPELYQHLLATVRPERLSNNRASYRDNWWLFGEPRRELRPALEGLDRYIATVETAKHRVFQFLDATTLPDNMVVAVASDDAATLAALSSRIHTTWAPMVGGRLGVGNDPRYSKSRCFDPFPFPDPTLPLRRAMAEAAEELDALRKRVQTGQADITLTALYNVATAVRSGARLSDAEEDVKERGFVLILNELHETIDRLAFEAYGWPQNLPDEEILARLVALNTERAAEEAAGQVRWLRPDYQQRRFGADTSPKASQPQLVAASAAPVAGPDTFPSDPYEQPLVVEAALARAGRPLSADEIAAQFKGVSSKRGVRVAQALGTLTRYGRIDLLPDGRYAARRAA from the coding sequence ATCGCGCATTTTCTGATGCGCTGCATCTTCACGATGTTCGCAAGCAGCGTGGGGCTGTTGCCGAAGGGCGCATTCGCCGGATTGCTCGAGGACTGCGTCTCCTCACCCAAGGCGCTCGCGCCGATGCTGCGGGAACTCTGGTCAAAGATGGACCAGAGAGATCACGAGAAGCGCTTCTTCTCGGCGTTTCGCACGCATCTCCTCCACTTCAACGGCAACCTGTTCCGCGACGCCCGCGTCTATGACCTGCGAGCCGAAGAAATCGGCGAACTGCTGGCGGCGTCGAGGGCGGACTGGCGAGCGGTCGATCCCGCAATCTTCGGAACGCTGCTCGAGCAGGCGCTCGATCCGGTCGAACGACGGAAGCTCGGCGCGCACTACACGCCCCGCTCCTACGTGCAGCGCTTGGTCGAAGCGACCGTGATGGAGCCGCTGCGCGCGGACTGGCAAGCGGCGCTGACGCGCGCTGAGAGCCAGAAGGAAACCGGCGAGGACCGCAAGGCGGTCGCGACGATCAGGACCTTCCTTCACAAGCTCTGTGCGACGCGGGTGCTCGACCCGGCTTGCGGCACTGGGAACTTTCTCTATGTCGCGCTGGAAATGATGAAGGCGCTCGAGGGCGAGGTGCTCGAGACGCTGGCCGGACTGGGCGAACCCGAACGGCTCGGCCTCGAGAGGGAAACCGTCGATCCACACCAGTTCCTCGGGCTCGAGCTCAACCCGCGCGCCGCCGCGATTGCGGAGCTGGTGATCTGGATCGGCTATTTCCAACAGCACTACCGAGCCCGCACCGGCCATCCGAGCGAGCCGATTCTGCGCGCGTTCAGGAACATCAACTTCGGTTCCGGCGCAGGTTATGACGCAGCGCTGACCTGGAACGGCTTCCCGCTGCCCGCGGTGACTGAGCGGGGCGGCGCGCGGGTCGAGGCTTATCCGAACGCGCGGCGACCTACGTGGCCCGCGGCGGAGTTCATCGTGGGCAACCCGCCTTTCATCGGCGGAAAGGACCTGAGATCCCGCCTCGGCTCCGGCTACGCGCAGGCGCTGTGGTCGGCGCATCCGGACATGAACGAGAGCGCGGACTTCGTAATGTACTGGTGGGACCGCGCGGCGGAGCTCCTGGCCCAAGAGGCGACGGCGCTGCGGCGCTTCGGGTTCGTGACGACCAACTCGATCAGCCAGGTCTTCCAGCGCCGGACGGTGGAGCGCCATCTCGGATCACAAAGACCGATCTCATTGATCTTCGCGGTGCCGGACCATCCCTGGACCACGGCGACGCGCGAATCTGCGGCGGTGCGCATCGCGATGACGGTCGCCGAAAACGGCGCGCGCCAAGGCGTCCTGTGTCCCGTCGTCAGCGAAGGCGGGCTCGACGCCGACGAACCGGCCCTCGCTTTCGCGCGGCTGGTCGGCCGCATCAACCCGGATCTCAGCATTGGCGTCGACGCGACGCGAACGGTCGAACTGACCGCGAACGCGGGACTCTGCTCGCCGGGCGTCAAGCTGCATGGCCACGGGTTCATCGTCACCCCGGAGGAGGCCCGGCGTCTCGGGCTTGGGCGCCGGGCCGGCCTCGAGCGCCATATCCGCCACTATCGCAACGGCAGGGACCTGGCGGGCAAGTCACGGGGCAAGATGGTTATCGACCTCCTCGGGCTGGACGCCGATCAAACCCGACAAAGCTATCCGGAACTCTACCAGCACCTGTTGGCGACGGTCCGGCCGGAGCGCCTCTCGAACAATCGTGCTTCCTATCGCGACAACTGGTGGCTGTTCGGCGAGCCGCGTCGGGAGCTGCGTCCGGCCCTAGAAGGGCTCGACCGATACATCGCGACCGTCGAAACGGCGAAGCACCGGGTGTTCCAGTTCCTCGACGCCACGACCCTGCCGGACAACATGGTCGTGGCCGTCGCGAGCGACGACGCCGCTACGCTCGCGGCGCTGTCGAGCCGAATTCACACGACATGGGCGCCGATGGTCGGCGGCCGGCTCGGCGTCGGCAACGATCCCCGCTACTCGAAATCGCGCTGTTTCGACCCGTTCCCCTTCCCGGACCCGACCCTGCCGCTGCGACGCGCCATGGCGGAGGCCGCTGAGGAACTCGACGCCTTGCGCAAGCGGGTCCAGACCGGCCAAGCCGACATCACGCTGACCGCCCTGTACAATGTCGCCACGGCCGTCCGATCTGGCGCCCGGCTCTCGGACGCGGAGGAGGACGTCAAAGAGCGCGGTTTCGTGCTCATCCTGAACGAACTTCACGAGACGATCGACCGGCTGGCGTTCGAAGCCTATGGCTGGCCTCAGAACCTCCCCGACGAAGAAATCCTCGCGCGGTTGGTGGCGCTCAATACCGAACGCGCAGCGGAAGAAGCCGCCGGGCAGGTGCGCTGGCTGCGGCCGGACTATCAGCAGCGCCGCTTCGGTGCCGACACGTCGCCGAAGGCGAGCCAGCCTCAGCTCGTGGCTGCGTCGGCCGCTCCGGTCGCCGGCCCCGACACCTTCCCGTCCGACCCCTACGAGCAGCCGCTCGTCGTCGAAGCCGCGCTCGCCCGCGCGGGACGTCCGCTCTCCGCCGACGAGATCGCAGCGCAGTTCAAAGGCGTCTCGAGCAAGCGCGGCGTGCGGGTCGCCCAGGCGCTCGGCACGCTCACGCGCTATGGACGGATCGACCTGCTCCCGGACGGCCGCTATGCGGCGCGGCGCGCGGCATGA
- a CDS encoding type IIL restriction-modification enzyme MmeI gives MELEAFLTRWTAREGGAERANYQGFLYELCDVLGVARPEVSGADASRNNYVFERAVRQRRPECAGAPRRIDLYKRGCFILEAKQSRLPGRKNALPGQFEMLEEPVALGRRSIARGWDVMMLNARRQAEAYVFLLDADHAAPPFLITCDVGNCLELYADFSGTGRGYGPFPDRQNFRVYLHDLRDPAVLDRLKTVWENPASLDPTRAAAQVTRGIAQQLAIISKALEARHNG, from the coding sequence TTGGAGCTGGAGGCGTTTCTCACCCGCTGGACCGCGCGCGAGGGCGGCGCGGAGCGCGCCAATTACCAGGGATTTCTCTACGAACTCTGCGACGTGCTCGGCGTCGCGCGGCCCGAGGTTTCTGGTGCGGACGCCAGCCGCAACAACTACGTTTTCGAGCGCGCGGTCAGGCAACGCAGGCCGGAGTGCGCGGGTGCCCCGCGGCGGATCGATCTCTACAAGCGCGGATGTTTCATATTGGAAGCCAAGCAGTCCCGGCTTCCAGGCCGCAAGAATGCGCTTCCCGGACAATTCGAGATGCTGGAGGAGCCTGTCGCTCTTGGCCGCCGCTCGATCGCACGCGGTTGGGACGTCATGATGCTGAACGCGCGTCGGCAGGCGGAGGCCTATGTCTTCCTGCTCGACGCGGACCACGCCGCACCGCCCTTCCTGATCACATGCGACGTCGGCAACTGCCTCGAACTCTACGCCGACTTTTCCGGCACCGGGCGCGGATACGGCCCTTTCCCCGACAGACAGAACTTTCGTGTGTACCTGCATGATCTGCGCGATCCGGCCGTGCTCGATCGACTGAAGACGGTTTGGGAAAACCCCGCCTCGCTCGATCCGACACGCGCCGCCGCGCAGGTGACGCGCGGGATCGCGCAGCAGCTCGCCATCATCTCGAAGGCGCTCGAGGCGCGGCACAACGGCTAG
- a CDS encoding lysozyme inhibitor LprI family protein, whose protein sequence is MPHRSLMLRSRPSGRRLETRSPLVWASLCSAVLAVAAPARADDRGVVEACNKAGALPRPASDSAGAAPKGCDPLSLYDGVGGKPDHRAARACALSGGEDDFIGRAAVLSMIFANGDGVARDDDLAIAYACDAGGAPAEISGRVGHLLERKAKGAEAGKIRFDFCDDITSGMMQSACTGRASRVKGAERDAEIARLTARFNSKAKAGYASLRKAFEAYRTAVADNEVDISGTARGALITEAQDDEETAFLETLRAVFSAAPPPAGASLTDADAALNAAYRKVQALDDQGLWGTVTKDGIKTAQRAWLPYRDAFLAFAKAAGSKTSADWLAARLTERRTQNLGALLGNDSR, encoded by the coding sequence TTGCCTCACCGCTCCCTCATGCTGAGGAGCCGTCCGTCAGGACGGCGTCTCGAAACACGCAGTCCGCTCGTTTGGGCGTCGCTCTGCTCCGCCGTCCTCGCCGTCGCAGCCCCCGCGCGCGCCGACGACCGGGGCGTCGTCGAGGCCTGCAACAAGGCCGGCGCCCTGCCCCGCCCCGCGTCAGACAGCGCCGGCGCCGCTCCGAAGGGCTGCGATCCGCTGTCGCTCTATGACGGCGTCGGGGGCAAACCCGACCATCGCGCCGCCCGCGCCTGCGCGCTTTCGGGCGGCGAGGACGACTTCATCGGCCGCGCCGCCGTGCTTTCGATGATTTTCGCCAATGGCGACGGCGTCGCGCGCGACGACGACCTCGCCATCGCCTATGCATGCGACGCCGGCGGCGCGCCGGCGGAGATTTCCGGGCGCGTCGGACATCTGCTCGAACGCAAGGCGAAGGGCGCGGAGGCGGGCAAGATCCGATTCGATTTCTGCGACGACATCACCTCCGGAATGATGCAGAGCGCCTGCACGGGGCGGGCGAGCAGGGTCAAGGGCGCGGAGCGCGACGCCGAGATCGCCCGGTTGACCGCGCGCTTCAACTCCAAAGCCAAAGCCGGCTACGCTTCGCTGCGAAAGGCCTTTGAGGCCTACAGGACGGCGGTCGCCGACAACGAGGTCGACATCAGCGGCACGGCGCGCGGCGCCTTGATCACCGAGGCGCAGGACGATGAGGAGACCGCCTTTCTCGAGACGCTCCGGGCCGTGTTTTCGGCCGCGCCGCCGCCGGCCGGCGCGAGCCTAACTGACGCAGACGCTGCGCTGAACGCGGCTTACAGGAAGGTCCAGGCGCTCGACGACCAAGGTCTCTGGGGCACGGTGACCAAGGACGGGATCAAGACGGCGCAGCGCGCCTGGCTGCCCTATCGCGACGCGTTTCTCGCCTTCGCAAAGGCGGCCGGCTCGAAGACGAGCGCCGATTGGCTCGCGGCGAGGCTGACGGAGCGGCGGACCCAGAACCTCGGCGCGCTTTTGGGAAACGACTCGAGGTAG